The sequence GGCCAGCAGACCGACGGCATCATCTCCAAACAGCTCATTCCCCAGTCCAATAACAACGGTCTTCTGCTTAATCGCGACGAATCTCCTGAATGAGACTGTGCTTCATATCATACACTCGGACCTGGAGCGGCATCTGGCCCGGCAGGGCATGCGTGGCGCATCCATTACAGGGATCGTACGCTCGAAATGCCATCTCGACCATGTTGAGGATTCCGTCATCGATCTTACCATCGGAAATCAGTCCCCGAGCCGCCGTATCGACTGACATGGCGATTCGGGCGGCGTTGTTCTGAGTGGCAACAATCAAATTTGCGGCAGTTATGACACCCCGTTCATCGGTCCTGTAATGGTGGAAAAGGGTGCCTCGCGGCGCCTCTACAACGCCAATACCCTCAACCGGTGTTTCAACTGGCATGCTCCGGACTTCCGGATTCACAATTTCCGGGTCGTTGGCCAATTCTCTCATGCGTTCCGCGGCTTGAAGCAGTTCGATCAGACGGGCCCAACTGTTGGCCAGAGTATGGTGTACCGGCTTGCCGCCCAGAGTCTCGAAGTAATGCTCATAGGCCGCCTGCGCCAGTGGTGTCGCCATCCCGTCAGCGGCATTCAATCTGGCCAGCGGCGCCACCGCGAAGACGCCGCTATCGGGGCCATCTTTGAATCCGTGCCAGCCGACTTGTTTCAAGAACGGAAACTTGATGTAACTCCACGGCTCGACATGCTCGGCCATATGGTCAAGGTAATCCCTGGCTGCGAACCTGGAGAACTCCTTACCTTCGGGCGTGACTATCCTGACGTTGCCGTCGTAGAAATTCACTCGGTTGTTATCGTCAACCAATCCCATGTAGTACGTCTCATGGGTGTAGATATCAGAGAGGATATGATCGACATACGTCTTGTTTTTCAGGACAACATCGTGAAACAATTGAAGAGAAAACTGCCCGAACTCGACCGCCCGATCGGCGGCATCGATAAATCTCTGCTGATCAGTTTTCGCAATCGGTTTTGAAATGCCGCCGGGCAGACCGAAGACGGGATGAGCCGCTTTGCCCATTGCCAGCACCATCAACTCCCGCAGTTGCTTCCGAGTCCCGATCACCTTAAGGCCGATTTCCATGCCGACTTTGCCCAGAACACCGAGAATGTTTCGTTCGGCTTTCGGTGCATGCGGACCAACCACAAAATCAGGTCCGGCCAGATAATAGAAATGCAGCGCATGATCTTCGATTATGAAGATGTTGTAGAGCATCTCACGGACCTTTTTGGCCGCGACAGGCGGGTCTACGTTATAAAGATCATCGAGCGCCTTGGTGGCGGCCATATGATGTGCCGTGGGACAAACACCGCAGATACGCGAGGTGATCTGGGGCATATCCTCAGCCGGTCGACCAATTGCAAAGCGTTCGAATCCCCTCAATTCGGGTACCTGAAAGTAGGCCCGATCGACCGTGCCATTATCATTCAAGAAAATGTCGATCTTGCCATGACCTTCCAGACGCGTGATCGGGTCTATGGTGACCTTTCTGCTCATTGTTTCCTTCCTCCCTGCACCGAGGGTACATAACCACGATGTAACAGCGAAGCCGGTAGGCTGTATCGATAGAAGGATCCAACCGGATCGACGATCTTCCCGAGAATATTCTCTATTTCGTTTTCGTCGTTGCTATCGGCCAGCGAAGCCATGGCCGAGAGCGCCTTGGTACCGAAATCGTGAACTCGACTGGTCGGCCCCATACAGCCGGTGCAGGGCATATTCCCCTTAACGCAGGCGGCATCGCACCCCTGACGGGTGACCGGCCCGAGACACAGGAAACCCTGTGCCAGTATGCATTTTTCCGGATCAATGACCGATGTATGCGGCCGTTTGAACTCCTTAATCGACAGCTTGTCCGGCTTGGTGGCCAGGCGATCACATTCATCGCAAAGAGCGATATCGGGCGCCAGCACCGACTTATGCGGCGGCAGCTGTCCGCTGACGATGGCGTTGACCGCATTTTTTATCAGTTTGACCGGCGGAGGACAGCCGGGCAGGTAGTAATCGACCTCTGTCACCTGATCAAGCGTCTTGACCGTATCCCATAAAGTTGGAAGACTCAGCGTGCCCTCGGGAACAACGGACTCCGGCACAGGGACAGTCCCTTCTTCGTTATCGAGACCGGGAACATTGGAATACACTTCACGAAACATCGCCTCGCGGTCGAATGTATTGGCCAGTCCCGGGATACCACCGAGGTGTGCGCAACTGCCAAACGCGACCACCAGTTGAGATTTGGCTCGAAGCAAATGCACCATCTCGGCCTGCTCCGAGGATCGGACTGCACCGTTGATGAAACTGACAGCCAGTTCCTTATCGGCCATCTCTTCAACGTCGCCTCGCTTGAAATCGAGCGCGACGGGCCAGAATGTGATATCGACGGCCTTGACCACTTCCAGTATGTCCTCGGCAAGATCGACGACTGCTTCCTCACAGCCGCCACACGAGGCGCACCAGTAAAAAGCAACTTTTGGCTTACTCATGATGACCACCTGACGCAGCAACCGTTTCGGCTTTCAATTCGCTCGGGATCACATCCTCGATTCTCTCCATCGACATCGCTTCCAGATGAAGTGGTCCCAGGGCGCGCACGGTCTCGGTCATCTCATTGATGACCCGCTGGACTTTGTCGCCTTCCGAAGCGGCGATCCACTCCAGTCGAATCCGCTCATCCTCGATGCCCATCGAGCGGAGAAACCGCTTAAGCAGTGTGAATCGACGCAGGGCCTTGTAATTTCCTTCCTGGTAGTGACAGTCGCCCGGATGACAGCCGCCAATCAGGACACCGTCCGCACCCTCACGAAGGGCCGACAGAATGAACTGCGGATCAAGCCGTCCCGAGCACATTATCCGCACCACCCTGACATTCGGGGCATAGCTCATGCGTGCTGTGCCGGCCAAATCTGCGGCGGTATAGGTGCACCAGTTGCAGAAGAAGGCGATAATCCTCGGTTCAAAGGTCTGCTTGCCGCTTTCGATGCTAGACATAACTGACCACTCCTTTGATCTCCTGGAATATTTGCTCGTCGGTGAAGAGATTTTGTTGGAGAGCGCCAGACGGGCAAGCCGCCACACAAGTACCGCACCCCTTGCACAGCGCTCCGTTGACCGATGCCTTCTCCGTTTCTTCATTGAACACAATGGCACTATAGGGGCAGATGTTCGAACAGGTGTGGCAACCGGAGCAGAGTTCGTCTGTTACATAGGCGGTGTTTGGCTCTATCTCCACTCTGCCCCGATCGATCAGCGCCAGCGCCTCCGCTGCCGCCGCTCCGGCCTGGGCGACACTGTCGGGAATGTCTTTCGGTCCCTGACAGGCACCGGCAATAAAGATACCTTCGGTGAAAGTCGATACCGGCGCCAATTTGGGATGACGCTCCAGAAACCACCCCTCCCGGCTGCAGCTGATATTGAAAAGCCGCCGGACGTCATCGGCATCCGGTTGCGGCTCCAAACCGACCGACAGTATGATCATGTCAACCGGAATTCGCCTCACCACACCGATTAACGTATCCTCGACGCGGATAATCAGCTTTCCCTTTTCCTCGGCAGTCATCGCCCAATCACTTACCTCGGCAACCCGGCCGCGAATGAAATGGACGTTTTCGTGGAGCAGTTTTTCATAGAACTCCTCATAGCCCTTGCCGGGGGTTCGCATGTCGATATAGAAGTTGTATACTTCCGCATTGGTCCGCTCTTTGACCAGGTGGGCCAGTTTCAGCGAATACATGCAGCACACCCGCGAGCAATACCGGTTGGTCTTTTCATCACGGCTGCCGACACAGTGCACGATACCGACCGCTTTCGGTTTCTCGCCGTTTGTCATGATGATCTCGCCGCCGGTCGGGCCGGCCGCATTAACCAGCCGCTCAACTTCGAGGCTGGTATACACCCCCGGATATTTCCCGTAGCCGTACCGCGAAATTCGTCTGGCATCGAAGGCCTTGAAACCGGTGGCGAGAACTACCGCCCCAACATTGATCTCTTCAGTCCGATCGGTCTGGGTGAAATCTATCGCTTTTGGCTCGCACACCTCGACGCAGTTCTTGGGACACTTGTGGGTTTTGAATTCGATACAGCTTTTCGGGTCGATCACGGCCACCAGCGGCGTCGCCTGCGGGAACGGCACATACACCGGCTTGCGTTTGACCAGCCCGAGATTGAACTCATCGTCGGTCTTCCCTTTCTTAAAGACACATGCCTCGATACACTCCAGACATCCGACGCACTTCTCTTCGTCGATGTACCGCGCTTTTCTTGTAACCTTAACCTTGAAATTGCCCACATATCCATCAACTCCGGTCACCTCGGAATGACTCCAGAGAGTGATATTGGGATGCGACCGCACCGCCGACATTTTTGGCGTCAGGATGCAGGCGGAGCAATCCAGGGTCGGGAATGTCTTGTCGAATTTCGCCATGTGGCCGCCGATTGTCGGTTCCCGTTCGACGAGGTACACTTTCTTGCCGGCATCGGCTATTGTCAACGCCGCGTGTATTCCGGCAATACCGCCGCCGACTACCAGGACGTCGGGATGGACGGGGACACTTGTTTTCTGCAGAGGTTGATGTAAGACCACTCTTTCCACAGCCGCGGCAATCAGCGCCCGGGCTTTGGCGGTTCCAGCTGCTTTCTCTTTCGTTACCCAGCTGACATGCTCGCGGATGTTTGCCATCTGAAAAAGAAATGGATTCCCGCCGCCTTCGAGCATTGCCCGTCGGAATGTCGGTTCGTGCATCAGAGGGGAACAGGACGCAACCACCACGCGATCGATTAAACCGCTACGCAGATCCTTCTGGATGATATCCTGTCCCGGATCCGAACACATGAATTTATACTCCTTCGCCGCCGTTACATGAGGCAGTTGGCTGGCGAAGGCGACCGTATCGGCAATATCGACCTTGGCTGCGATATTGATACCGCAATGACAGACATAGACGCCGACTTTCGGTTTGCTGTCACTATCCGGTCTAGCTGGCGACATGTTGACCTCCCGCGACCTGATCCAGTTTGGCTTTGACATCAAACGGCACGAACAGGCGTTGCATGGCCAATCGACGACTTGATAAGCCCAGTGCAATGCCGATCAGCTGCGTAAAGTAGAGAACCGGGATATGGATCGATTCCTTAAACTGGCGGCTCATGTTGTTCTGGTAGCATTCCAGATTGAACTGGCAGAGGGGACAGGCGGTGATGATAACATCGGCTCCCCGGAGGATCGCCTCCCGAAGCAGGATATAGCTCAACCGTTGTCCGACATCCTGAACCGTTCCGGTCAGGGAGCCACCGCAGCAACGTGTTTTCAGCGGCCAGTCGACCGTCTTGGCACCGAGCGCCCAGGCTATTTGATTCATGGTCGTCGGATTCTCCTGATCGTCAAACTCGGAGTACGGCCGAATTATCTGACAGCCGTAATAGCACGCCACCTTCAAACCTTCCAGCGAGCACTTCACTGCTGCGGCAATCCGCTCCGTGCCAATATCATTTACCATTACATCGAGAGGATGGCGGATCCGAATGTGATTGCGATAGGCCAGATTCGCGGTCGCCAGCGCCTCGTCGACTTTCTTCCGTATGTCGGGATATTGGTCCAGGTACCGCTTCGCCTTGCTCAAGCCCAGATAACAGGCGGCGCAGGGGACTATCAGATCGGTCATGCCGGTTTCATTGGCCTGTTTCTCGGCCAGGGCGAAATTACGGGCGCAAAGCCCGAACGCTTTCAGCTCGCTGACCGACATGTATGAGGTGGCACCGCAACAGTTCCAATCATTCAATTCCCGGACATCAATGTCCATGGTCTCAAAGACCGCCAGAAGCGATTCCTCGTAGGCGCGGCCTGTTCCCTTCAGGGAACAGCCGGGATAGTATAGATAACTCATCGAACCACCTCCCTCACCCCGGTCAGTTCATCTTTCCCTTTGATCATATGCTCTTTCTCGAGTGATTTCATGATACGGTGCAAATCGTCACGATGGTCAATCTGTTCCTGTTTCAGGCTGAATCGACCTCGCAGCATCAGTTTCATCCCGAGTGCCGCCTGACTGAGCATTTTGAACGGGTTCGTCTTGAGGTACAATCGGAGGAGCACACGGCCCTCGTTACTTCGTCCTGTTTTCTCGACTGATTTGAAGAACTCTCTGGCCAGAACCGGGATCGGGAAGCGTGTTGGATAGACCTTGCCCCTGATGGCCAGACGTTTGGCCGCGTACATGATGTCGGTCAATCGGATCTCTTTGGGACACTCCACCGTACAGGAGTAGCACGAAGCACACAACCAGGTCGTATAGCAGCTGAGGACCTCCCCCCGCATGCCCGCCCTGATCATGGCGATGATCTGCCGGGGAGTGTAGTCCATGTAGGGACTTAGCGGACACATACCACTGCATGTTCCGCATTGAATACAGTTGAATAACTGATCGCCACCGGGAATTGAGGCGATTTCACCGGAGAACTCCGAGTCGAGTTCCGATTCATAGTGAATTTTTCGCCAACCTTGCCATTTTTCCATGTATCGTCTCCTTCTCTCAATTACCTCTTAAGACTGCTCGCCTCTCATTCGCCTGGGGTAAAGGAGGGAACTCAGCGGAAATGGCAGGCCGGACTTTCATACGAACGGAAGCCCGACGTCGGAGTTCAGGTCCGACGTCCGCCCAAATCGGCTGGAGTCTCATCTCCTTTGACATTGACCCGGGTACTCCCAATTCGACGGATTGGAGTGGCCCAGGGCATCACATGAACCCTGCGTACCGAACGAACCGAAGCGCGGGGACGCCTTAATAGTCGGCGGCAGACTTTCCACGGCTTTTCAAGCTGGGATTGCCACCAGCTACATGTGAAATAAATCACATATCTATGTAAATGAACGACGATTCCGCAGGGGAGCGTCACCGGGGAAAGAGGATCAGACCCCGGTCGCCTTCGATAAGGAACAGGATCACGTGAGAGATTTGGCCATGACAGGGTACGGGGCCAATGGCCCGAAAGCCCCCCGAAGGCAGGAATGTCCAAACCCCTCCGACCTAACACCAAGGTCACCACACGCAGGACCTCTATTAAAAGCCTGGACTTAAATTAAGGCATTACCTTCGGATGTCAATAGAAACAGCGGAAGAGTTCAAAATAACAAGTAACGGTGTTCACGTTTGGGGTACATCCTGGAAAGGGCATGAAAGCCCTGGACGACAGTCTCACGCGCGATGGGATTTTTGGTCTTTATGATTTCGCCATAGCCCCGGCAATCAACTCGGTCAATTTCTGCCCAGCCGGGGACAAGAGCGTGCTGGCGTCGATGAACCAGCTCGTCTTTCAGGTGAAGTGCGACCTTCTGGAGTCGGGGCACCCATTACCGCTGGTCAATCAGCGACTGAACCGGATAGTGATGTCAAGATTGAAATACCGCTACGCCGTCGACGAACTACTGGCTATTGCCGACCGGTGTCGGCGGTAGTCCTGCATCGGCTATCGTATTATCTTCCAACGCGTTCCGCGTGTCGACGAATACCCGGTCTCTACAGCAAATGTGAATTTTGAAAAAAGTCCGGGGAGAGTGATATTGGGGCCGCTTTTTCTAGCTAAGCCTTTACGCTACACCCATTCAAACACACGTTGATCTCGTCTAAGGCTGTCTGATGGGCATCACTTGCGCTGTATCTCCAGGTTGTCGGAGCTTCCTTCGGCCAGTCGCTGCAATTCGAGATCGTGGTCATAGCAGTAAATGCCGCAGTTGAGGCAGCGCTGTGATTCGTATCTGGCGTCTTCTTGATCAATCGTTCCTTCGACTTCGGTGAACGTCCCCAAACGATCTTCGAGAGAAACGACCGGTTCATGGACACGCGACCTCGTCGGCACGCCGGCTATTGATTTGTGCAGTGACTCTTCGATAAATCCCTTCTGGCGATCTTCGATTGGCGGGATACGACCTTCCATCAGGTAGTAATGAATTGAGCGTGCGGCGAAGCGACCGGCCGCGATAGCATCGACGACCAGCGCCGGACCGGTGAAACAGTCTCCACCCGTGAAGACGTACGGCAAGTCGGTTTGAAGAGTATCCTCAGAAGCGTCGATCGTGTTCCTTCTGGTGACCTGAAGATTGGGTTGTCCGTCGAAAGAAAGGAAATCCAGATTGGGCGATTGTCCCACGGCTTGAATGATAGTGTCGCACTCAATCATCTCTTCTGAGCCTTCGATAGCGACGGGGCGACGACGGCCGCTCGGATCGGGATCACCGAGTTTCATGCCCTGTATTTTCAGTCCTGTGACATGACCACCTTCACCAATTATCTCAAGCGGCGCACTAAGGAAACGGAACTTGACGTTCTCTTCCTCGGCGGCAACGATTTCAGCCGGGTTGGCCGGCATTTCATCACGCGAACGGCGATAGACAATCGTTACCGTCTCGGCCTGCATACGGAGTGAACTGCGGGCGGCATCGATAGCAGTGTTGCCGCCGCCAATGACAACGACGTGACGACCGACGCTAACATCGCGGCCCGAGTGCAATTGCTCAAGGAAAGCGATACCACTGTATACGCCGTGCAAGTCGGTGCCTTCCATCTTCAGCTCCTGTTCCCGCCAGGCGCCGACCGCAATGAAGATGGCATCGAACCCTTTGGCCCGAAGGAACTCCATATTGAAGTCTTTGCCGAATTCAACGCCGGTCGTAGCCGTGATACCGAGATTGAGGATACCCTCAATCTCCCAGTCGAGAACTTTTTTCGGTAGACGATACTCCGGAATACCATAGCGGAGCATACCGCCGAGCGCAGGCATCTTATCGTATATGGTTACATCATGACCCAGTCGCCGCAGATAGAAGGCGGCACTCAGACCACCGGGGCCGCCGCCGACAACGGCAACTCTCTTGCCTGTCGATGGACCAACCGGAATGTGCAGGCGTTTCCCGGAATTCATCTCCCAGTCAGCGACAAAACGTTTGAGATAGTTGATCGCGACCGGTTCATCGTTGATCGTGCGGCGACAAGCAAGCGCGCATGGTTCGGGACAGACTCGTCCGATACTGAGCGGCATAGGATTGCGTTCTTTAATGGTGAGCAACGCCTGTTCGTACTCGCCGCGCTTAATGTGCTGAATGTATTTGGGGATGTTAATCTGCGCGGGGCATTTCTGACGGCAGGGTGCGAGGCACTCGGTGTACTGATTCCAATGGAGAATCTTGGTCTTCTCCGAAATCAGTGAAATGATTCCTTTAGGACAATTACGAGCGCAGGCGCCGCAGCCAACACAGAGATCGGGATTGAATTTGGGAAGGCCGTGTTCACCCATCGTAATGGCGCCGAACTGGCAGCTCTTGACGCATGTGCCCAGGCCTAGGCAACCATGATAACAGATGAGATGCCCCTGAAAGTACAATACGGCTGCCCGGCAATCATCGAAGCCGGCGTATTCGTATTTCCGCGTCGCGCGAATACCACCCTGACAATCGGGACAGGCAATCCGTGGCTCAGAGCCGACCGGCGCCATGCCAAGATACAAAGCGACCTCCTGCGCGACCTCGGTCTGTCCCACAACACAGGCGTTGGCTTCGGCCTCACCACGAACGATCGCTTCAGCACAGGCGGAACACCCCGCGAAGCCACAACCGCCGCAATTCGCTCCGGGAAGAATGTCCAGAACACCTTTGATCCGGGGGTCTTCCTTCACGTAGAAGACCCGGGCCGCGATACCCAGGCCGACTGCAGCCACAACGCCGATACCGGTCAGAACCAAAACGGGTAACAACATAGGGTCAACCTACCTTCACGTTCATTGGGCCATCCCGGCAAAACCCAAAAAGGCCAACGACATTATTCCCGCCGTGACCAGTGCGATCGCCGTGCCCTGCATAGCTCGCGGAACCGGCGAGAGCAACAATCGTTCGCGCACACCGGCGAAAAGAACGATAGCCAAGCCGAAACCGGTGGCCGATGCAAACGAGAAGACTAGCATATCGACAAATCCGAATTCATGTGTGATATTGAGCAGCGCAATACCCATTACGGCGCAGTTGGTGGTGATCAGCGGCAGATAGATCCCGAGACTATTATACAGCCCTTTACTCTGTTTTTTCATGAAGATCTCGACGAACTGCACCAGTGCGGCAATAATCAGAATGAACGTCAGGGTCATAATGAATTCGAGGTCGTACGGCTCAAGGATATAGTAGTAGGCGCCCCAGGTGAACATTGAGGCCAGCGTGGCAACAAATATAACTGCGGCGGCCATACCGATCGAGGTATTGATCCTCTTGGAGACACCACAGAATGGACAGTTGCCGAGGTACTGCGCCAGGAGAATGTTGTTGACGAAAATCGCCGCTATAGCCAGATAGATTAGATCCATCGTACGCTCCTCAGGTCTGGATAAAGACCTCTCCTCTCCTGCGACTGTAGGCGTTCATCAGGCCCAGCAAAATGCCAAGACAGATAAAGGCGCCGGGCGCTTTGACCATAAACTCGAACGGTTCGTAACTTTCCCACATAACCGGCATACCGAACCAGGTTCCGGCACCGAGAATTTCACGAATAGAGCCAACCAACGTCAGAGAGAAAGTGAAACCGATACCGACACTGAGTCCATCGACCATTGAAAGAACCATCGGATTACGCGAGGCGAACGCCTCGGCGCGCCCCAGAATGATACAGTTGACGACGATCAGCGGAATGTAGATACCCAGCTTCTGCGAGAGCGGGAAGAAGTATGCTTTCATAGCCATTTCGACCAAGACCACAAGGGTAGCGATGATCACGATGTAGCCGGCGATACGTACTTTGTCCGGGATGACTTTGCGAAGCGCGGAAATAATCAGGTTGGAGAATACCAGAACAAAGACAACCGCCAGCCCCATCCCGAGTCCGCCTTCGGTCGTTGACGTCACCGCCAGTGACGGGCAAAGTCCGAGCACCAGTCGAAACGGCGGCAGATCGCGCCAGAGTCCGTGAGTCAATACCTGCTTGAACGTCATATGCGTTGCCTGTCCTCAGCTTTGGTGCGCTTTGATCGCCTCTAAGATGTCATCACGGTGATTCTGAATCAGGTCGGCGATCACGTTTGTTCCAGCCACGACCGCACGAGATGAATAAGTAGCGCCACTGATAGCATCGATCTGTCCCCCTTGCCCCATCCGCACGGGGGTATCGGCCGACAAGCCGCTCCATTGTTTGCGGAAGGTCGCCTTTTCGATTCGAGAGCCGACGCCGGGGGTTTCGCTGTGCTGAATGATCTCGATATTGAGCATCTTGTTGGTCGTAAGATCAAGACCGATCATGATCAGCACATCGCCGCTATAGCCGCCCGGTCCTGGTGCTTCCACGGCCAGCGCGGTTATTTCATTCCCTTCTGTAAGGTAGAAGATCGTGTAGCTCCCGCCGCCGGAATTGAAAGTGATCTTGTTCTGCAGGAGTTGGTCCGCCGGCCTGTCGAACAGTCGTTGCAGCGCCGGACCACGGACATAGAGATCACTCTGGGTTTCGATCTTTTTCGCCAACGACTGTCGCGCAAAAGTGAGGGCGGCGGCCGAAAGACCACAGATCAAACCGAGGACGACCACGAGCTTGACAATCTCACGCATTCTTCACCTCCGGTGCCCCGAACACCTTTGGCGTAATCTTGTCCAGAAGCGGGCTGCACAGATTGATAATCAATATTGTGAACGCGACACCATCGATGTAGTTCGAGAATGCCCTGATGAGCATGAGCAGTATTCCTCCCAGCAAGCCATAGAGAAACATCGGGAGCGGATTAACCGGGGAGGTCGTGTATTCCGTTGTCAAGAAGAACGCGGCGAAGACGGCCCCGCCGGACAGAAGATAAAACAACGGTGGTGCAAACTGGGCGGGGTCAATCAGGTAGAGCAACCCGGCCAGAAGGAAATTGCCGGCAAGAAAGGCCACCGGAATATGCCAAGTGATCTGCCGCATAGCCATCAGCAACACGCCACCAACAACCAGGTAGAGCACGAGGCCCTCGCCGATACCAGCGACCTGACGACCAAGCAACAAGTCATGCCAGTCATAGAGGCTGGCCGCCGAGCCACCGATCGTTTTCACCGCCCGCAGCGGTTCGATCATCTTCTCCGGCCAATTAAGGGTGATCATCGATTTGGTATAGTCGAAATAACCGGGCCATGAGACGCGCAGCATGGCGAAACTCAACATGGCCGGATGAACCGGAAAGGCGCCGTAGCCGCCGAACAGTTTCTTGCCGATGACAACCATTATGAAACTGCCGGTTGCCAATAGCCAGAGCGGCGAGTCGAACGGCATCATGAACGAGAGCAATACCGCCAGAGTGACACTGCTCCAGTTGGTTGTTCTGTCCTTGGAACGAACAATCCTTTCGGATAGCGCATCGAATGTCACCGAGAAGGCGATCATCAAACCGATAATGCGTGCGGCGTTCAACCCGAACAGCCAGACAGAGGCGACGATGGCCGGTACCAGAGCCAGGAGCCAGAGCTGCTGTGAGAAGGCGATCGAGCTGCCATCGCGCCAATGCGGGCTGGAGGCAATGTTGAGCAGATGCTGCTTCTGTTGCACGTCAGGGCTCATGCCGGTACCCCGTGCTGACGGTTACACATTTGAATTAGTTGTACCAGAGGTCGATGGGACGGACAAACATAGGCGCAGAGTCCGCACTCGTTGCAGGCGCCCGGCTGATAGCGGCGCGCTTCACCGAGGAAGCCATGCTCGACACAGCGGCCAATCAGATGCACCTGCAGTTTCACCGGGCAGGCACGAGTGCACCGCCCGCAGTTGATACAGGTAAGGTTGACTTCCTCGGGAATATGTTCGTCCGAAAGCAAATAGAGCCCGTGCGACGATTTGGTCAGGGGCGTATCGATTGAAAACTGGGCGTTACCTTTCATGGGCCCGCCGACTATGATCCGGCCGTAGTCGACTTCGTTCAGTCCGAGACTCCGCAGAAGACTTCCGATCGTCGTGCCTACGGGGAACGAAACCGCTATCGGACGAAGATCCTTGCTCGACGTGATCGTGAGATGTTTGGTGACGAACGGGCCCGTGCGATCGAGGGCGTCGGCCAGCTTGACCAAATACTCGACCGAGATGACGGCGATACCGGCCGTGCGATAGGATAAGGTATTGGGAACGGTGATGCCGGTCAGTCGTTTGACAACGAGGGGTTCAATACGATCGCGATACTGATCGGACAGGCCGACAACTCTGACGTCGTCACCAAATTTGCCGACGGCCCAGCCACGGAGATCATGCGGCGTGGTAAGAGTTATCTGTGCGTTCGGCGCCAGATTCTTCAGTCGAGCGATACCGGCCTTGACGCGATCGGCGTGTCTTTTCAACATCTCGGCGAAAGTAAAGACGGTCGGCTCCTCGTTGATCCCTTTGATGATGATCGATGTAATCTCGGGATGGTCGTCGCTGCTTTCTTCGTGATGAAATCGCCCTGCCAAGGTCCAGGGCGAAGGCACACCGCAGGCTTTTAGTTTTTGAACGCGCGAGGCCGATTCGTATCGTATGCCGAACTGCTCGAACATCTCTTCTACGCTCATCGGCGGCTCATCGTTGCGATCGATGACAACCGCCGGGACATTGAAACCGCGCGCCGTCCAGACCGATTTGATTTCCGTCACGACGCCGCTGATAGAGGCATGGACGCAGTTATCAAGTTCCGAGCGACCGATGATCTGATTCCTTCGCACGGCCGTTCCGGCGCTGACCAATGGTTTGTACAGAACCTGACCGGAGTACTCCAGAGGGATAATCACCCGGCGTGGTTCGATAACCATCGGCGCGCCCAGATCGGACGTCTTGAGGCTCGTTACCCGGGCCAGCGGGCTGAATAGTTTGCGAAGAATTTCCATATCAGCGTCATCTATTTCAAGTGACAGATGTTACACCGCGCGTTTCCATCGGCTTCGACAAAGCGAGCGCGGTCGTGATGCTCATGGCAGTGATTGCATT comes from Candidatus Zixiibacteriota bacterium and encodes:
- a CDS encoding CoB--CoM heterodisulfide reductase iron-sulfur subunit B family protein, translating into MSYLYYPGCSLKGTGRAYEESLLAVFETMDIDVRELNDWNCCGATSYMSVSELKAFGLCARNFALAEKQANETGMTDLIVPCAACYLGLSKAKRYLDQYPDIRKKVDEALATANLAYRNHIRIRHPLDVMVNDIGTERIAAAVKCSLEGLKVACYYGCQIIRPYSEFDDQENPTTMNQIAWALGAKTVDWPLKTRCCGGSLTGTVQDVGQRLSYILLREAILRGADVIITACPLCQFNLECYQNNMSRQFKESIHIPVLYFTQLIGIALGLSSRRLAMQRLFVPFDVKAKLDQVAGGQHVAS
- a CDS encoding 4Fe-4S dicluster domain-containing protein encodes the protein MEKWQGWRKIHYESELDSEFSGEIASIPGGDQLFNCIQCGTCSGMCPLSPYMDYTPRQIIAMIRAGMRGEVLSCYTTWLCASCYSCTVECPKEIRLTDIMYAAKRLAIRGKVYPTRFPIPVLAREFFKSVEKTGRSNEGRVLLRLYLKTNPFKMLSQAALGMKLMLRGRFSLKQEQIDHRDDLHRIMKSLEKEHMIKGKDELTGVREVVR
- a CDS encoding FAD-dependent oxidoreductase, with amino-acid sequence MLLPVLVLTGIGVVAAVGLGIAARVFYVKEDPRIKGVLDILPGANCGGCGFAGCSACAEAIVRGEAEANACVVGQTEVAQEVALYLGMAPVGSEPRIACPDCQGGIRATRKYEYAGFDDCRAAVLYFQGHLICYHGCLGLGTCVKSCQFGAITMGEHGLPKFNPDLCVGCGACARNCPKGIISLISEKTKILHWNQYTECLAPCRQKCPAQINIPKYIQHIKRGEYEQALLTIKERNPMPLSIGRVCPEPCALACRRTINDEPVAINYLKRFVADWEMNSGKRLHIPVGPSTGKRVAVVGGGPGGLSAAFYLRRLGHDVTIYDKMPALGGMLRYGIPEYRLPKKVLDWEIEGILNLGITATTGVEFGKDFNMEFLRAKGFDAIFIAVGAWREQELKMEGTDLHGVYSGIAFLEQLHSGRDVSVGRHVVVIGGGNTAIDAARSSLRMQAETVTIVYRRSRDEMPANPAEIVAAEEENVKFRFLSAPLEIIGEGGHVTGLKIQGMKLGDPDPSGRRRPVAIEGSEEMIECDTIIQAVGQSPNLDFLSFDGQPNLQVTRRNTIDASEDTLQTDLPYVFTGGDCFTGPALVVDAIAAGRFAARSIHYYLMEGRIPPIEDRQKGFIEESLHKSIAGVPTRSRVHEPVVSLEDRLGTFTEVEGTIDQEDARYESQRCLNCGIYCYDHDLELQRLAEGSSDNLEIQRK
- a CDS encoding RnfABCDGE type electron transport complex subunit A is translated as MDLIYLAIAAIFVNNILLAQYLGNCPFCGVSKRINTSIGMAAAVIFVATLASMFTWGAYYYILEPYDLEFIMTLTFILIIAALVQFVEIFMKKQSKGLYNSLGIYLPLITTNCAVMGIALLNITHEFGFVDMLVFSFASATGFGLAIVLFAGVRERLLLSPVPRAMQGTAIALVTAGIMSLAFLGFAGMAQ
- a CDS encoding electron transport complex subunit E, which translates into the protein MTFKQVLTHGLWRDLPPFRLVLGLCPSLAVTSTTEGGLGMGLAVVFVLVFSNLIISALRKVIPDKVRIAGYIVIIATLVVLVEMAMKAYFFPLSQKLGIYIPLIVVNCIILGRAEAFASRNPMVLSMVDGLSVGIGFTFSLTLVGSIREILGAGTWFGMPVMWESYEPFEFMVKAPGAFICLGILLGLMNAYSRRRGEVFIQT
- a CDS encoding FMN-binding protein; amino-acid sequence: MREIVKLVVVLGLICGLSAAALTFARQSLAKKIETQSDLYVRGPALQRLFDRPADQLLQNKITFNSGGGSYTIFYLTEGNEITALAVEAPGPGGYSGDVLIMIGLDLTTNKMLNIEIIQHSETPGVGSRIEKATFRKQWSGLSADTPVRMGQGGQIDAISGATYSSRAVVAGTNVIADLIQNHRDDILEAIKAHQS